In the Xiamenia xianingshaonis genome, one interval contains:
- a CDS encoding N-acetylmuramoyl-L-alanine amidase family protein produces MPELEITSGTVHGRITLSNEGVEGKNCKLTITGGKFESDPRSYWDSSTSAKVNQDKDSLWGICDHTATGRVYKGAYPATCASSGYTGNAYCEFAACGALISSGSTIPATGEHAYGEWKVTKEATETEAGSQERACSVCGEKETQEVPALGHTPSAAWKSDEGSHWKVCEGCGAELEKAAHSFGDWKVTKEATETEAGSRERACSVCGAAEAEELPALGHKPSEAWQSDADGHWKVCEGCGAELERAPHAYGEWKTTKEATEQEPGFRERSCSACGYVQAEEVAKLSPAASVPEGGSGWVESSDGTWGYVDAGEPVEQGWKEVGGEWYYFDDSAMQTGWKEVDGDWYYLEESRGGAEGSMATGWKQDGDSWYYLEDTGKMATGWAEVGGEWYHLGKSGKMDTGWKQDGGEWYYLNGAGEGTEGAMATGWKEVGGEWYYLAGSGAMRSGWQRLAGTWYLLNATHDGTFGAMLEGWQRVDASAGKPTSANSWYYLEPVSGAMAANSWVGGYYVDASGLWVR; encoded by the coding sequence ATGCCCGAACTTGAAATCACAAGCGGCACCGTGCATGGACGCATTACCCTTTCGAACGAAGGCGTCGAAGGTAAGAATTGCAAACTGACCATCACCGGTGGCAAATTCGAAAGCGATCCGAGGTCTTATTGGGATTCAAGTACAAGTGCCAAAGTGAACCAAGACAAAGACAGCCTTTGGGGCATCTGCGACCACACGGCCACGGGTAGGGTCTACAAGGGCGCCTATCCTGCCACCTGCGCAAGCAGCGGCTATACCGGCAACGCGTATTGTGAATTCGCCGCTTGCGGCGCATTGATTTCCAGCGGCTCCACCATCCCCGCCACCGGCGAGCATGCGTACGGCGAGTGGAAGGTGACCAAGGAGGCCACCGAGACGGAGGCCGGGTCGCAAGAGCGCGCCTGCTCCGTCTGCGGCGAGAAGGAGACCCAGGAGGTCCCGGCCTTGGGGCACACGCCCTCCGCGGCATGGAAGTCCGACGAGGGCTCCCACTGGAAGGTCTGCGAGGGCTGCGGAGCGGAGCTCGAGAAGGCCGCCCACTCCTTCGGAGACTGGAAGGTGACGAAGGAGGCCACCGAGACCGAGGCCGGATCGCGCGAGCGCGCATGCTCCGTCTGCGGCGCGGCCGAGGCCGAAGAGCTGCCGGCGCTCGGGCACAAGCCCTCTGAGGCGTGGCAGTCCGACGCGGACGGCCACTGGAAGGTCTGCGAGGGCTGCGGCGCCGAGCTCGAGCGCGCCCCCCACGCGTACGGCGAGTGGAAGACGACCAAGGAGGCCACCGAGCAGGAGCCCGGCTTCCGCGAGCGCTCCTGCTCGGCGTGCGGCTACGTGCAGGCCGAGGAAGTGGCCAAGCTCTCCCCCGCGGCCTCCGTCCCCGAGGGCGGCTCGGGCTGGGTCGAGTCGAGCGACGGCACCTGGGGCTACGTCGACGCCGGCGAGCCCGTCGAGCAGGGCTGGAAGGAGGTCGGCGGAGAGTGGTACTACTTCGACGACTCCGCCATGCAGACCGGCTGGAAGGAAGTGGACGGCGACTGGTACTACCTGGAAGAGTCCAGGGGCGGCGCGGAAGGCTCCATGGCCACCGGCTGGAAGCAGGACGGCGACTCCTGGTACTACCTCGAGGACACGGGCAAGATGGCGACCGGCTGGGCCGAGGTCGGCGGCGAGTGGTACCACCTCGGGAAGTCGGGCAAGATGGACACCGGCTGGAAGCAGGACGGAGGCGAGTGGTACTACCTCAACGGCGCCGGCGAGGGCACGGAGGGCGCCATGGCGACCGGCTGGAAGGAGGTCGGCGGCGAGTGGTACTACCTCGCAGGCTCCGGCGCGATGCGCTCGGGCTGGCAGAGGCTCGCGGGCACGTGGTACCTCCTGAACGCCACCCACGACGGCACGTTCGGCGCCATGCTCGAGGGCTGGCAGCGCGTGGACGCCTCGGCCGGCAAGCCGACCTCGGCGAACTCCTGGTACTACCTCGAGCCCGTCTCGGGCGCCATGGCCGCGAACAGCTGGGTCGGCGGCTACTACGTCGACGCCTCCGGCCTCTGGGTCCGCTAA